One segment of Spiroplasma kunkelii CR2-3x DNA contains the following:
- the dnaA gene encoding chromosomal replication initiator protein DnaA: MNTKELWIEVKEILSRDESVSPEIYNYYISDTNLYTVSDNNCLITTKSEIAIGVFEAGLNEKIKNILKKLTGIQYNISFELEKNINKQASVISKIDTLTENNNIAYYENYTFENFVRGDSNHEAMQAALAVALDLGKKWNPLFIYGDSGLGKTHLLHAIKNKVNEIYKTNNRVKYLKADEFGKIAMDILNQGHEIIEAFKTSYDIYDCLLIDDIQLLAKRNKTNELFFHIFNSYIEKNKQIVITSDKYPDDLGGFESRIISRFSYGLSIGLDSPDFETALKILEQKLKHQNNLGLFSEESLEFIALNFNSDVRKLEGAIKRLLFLAVMNKKPNEIITLADVEKAFKNAPLQNNEKITPKKIKQIVADNYNITIKAMMSKSRVSNVMQARQLAMYFCRTLLDEPFTRIGNEFGGKDHTTVMNSVKKVETHINTNKEFKHLVNAIRRKIEGK; this comes from the coding sequence TGCTTAATTACAACAAAATCAGAAATTGCAATTGGTGTTTTTGAAGCAGGATTAAATGAAAAAATTAAAAATATCTTAAAAAAACTGACTGGAATCCAATATAATATTTCTTTTGAATTAGAAAAAAATATTAATAAACAAGCATCTGTAATTAGTAAAATTGATACATTAACAGAAAACAATAACATTGCTTATTATGAAAATTATACTTTTGAAAATTTTGTTCGTGGAGATTCTAATCATGAAGCAATGCAAGCAGCTTTAGCAGTTGCTCTAGATCTTGGAAAAAAATGAAATCCATTATTCATATATGGAGACTCTGGACTAGGAAAAACACATTTATTACATGCAATTAAAAATAAGGTAAATGAAATTTATAAAACAAATAACCGAGTAAAATATTTAAAAGCTGATGAGTTTGGAAAAATTGCTATGGATATTTTAAATCAAGGACATGAAATTATTGAAGCTTTTAAAACATCTTATGATATTTACGACTGTTTATTAATTGATGACATACAATTATTAGCAAAACGCAATAAAACAAATGAATTATTTTTTCATATTTTTAACTCATATATTGAAAAAAATAAACAAATTGTAATTACTTCTGATAAATATCCTGATGATCTAGGTGGTTTTGAATCTAGAATTATTTCTCGTTTTTCATATGGTTTAAGTATTGGTTTAGATTCACCAGATTTTGAAACAGCTCTTAAAATATTAGAACAAAAACTAAAACATCAAAATAACTTAGGATTATTTTCAGAAGAATCACTAGAATTTATTGCTTTAAATTTTAACAGTGATGTTAGAAAGTTAGAAGGAGCAATTAAGCGATTATTATTTTTAGCTGTTATGAACAAAAAACCAAATGAAATTATTACATTAGCTGATGTTGAAAAAGCATTTAAAAATGCTCCTCTGCAAAATAACGAAAAAATTACCCCTAAAAAAATTAAACAAATTGTTGCTGATAATTATAATATTACTATCAAAGCAATGATGAGTAAATCACGAGTTAGTAATGTAATGCAAGCACGACAATTAGCAATGTATTTTTGTCGAACATTATTAGATGAACCATTTACAAGAATTGGAAATGAGTTTGGTGGTAAAGACCACACAACTGTTATGAATAGTGTTAAAAAAGTTGAAACACATATTAACACAAACAAAGAATTTAAACATTTAGTAAATGCAATTCGTAGAAAAATTGAAGGAAAATAA